A single window of Arcobacter venerupis DNA harbors:
- a CDS encoding molybdopterin-dependent oxidoreductase has protein sequence MEVLKSFGRRSFLKMASLATAVTATSAFANTDKVLRDATEEEVKNPYPGSKLIKTICMHCSVGCGVVAEVHNGVWVRQEVAQDHPISRGGHCCKGADMIDKVRSTNRLQYPIEKVAGKWNRVSWDDAMTKISNKLLELREKFGPDSVMFLGSAKVSNEQAFYIRKFVSMFGTNNIDHVARICHSPTVAGAANTFGYGGMTNHLGDMHNSKAILIMGANPAEAHPIAMQHILKAKEQNGAKVIVIDPRYTKTAVKSDLYCRIRTGTDIAFLYGLIRLIRDNNWYNKEYLDNRVYGMEEIFKECEEYTPEKVADITGCKPEELIQVATTFANSTPGALIWNQGWTHHTIGSSNTRLGAILQLLLGNVGVSGGGCNVLRGHDNVQGSTDMGCLADTLPGYYGLAEGSWKYFAKQWKVDYEWLKGRFKSKELMEAKGNTLSLWKHSVLDESNAKYNGGTPIKALICIGNGVSTVTETHKSKEALDKLDLVVFIDPYVNDSAVITTRNDNLFLLPAASQVENSGSVVNTGRSTQWRTQVVKPLFESRKDQEILFDFAKRLGFYNEFVAGMGKGDNFTWPEDATNEIARTLKAHGLTGVTAERLKKHQENWHLFNPSNLKGKGITEKEYYGLPWPCWSETHPGSPVLFNTSLPVSQGGMGFRTRFGTQRNGVSLLANEGSAPKGSRIKGGYDEITAKNIEELAGITLTAEEKALVEGTNWKTDTSGILVKYALDAGLTPFGNAKARTIVWEFIDNVPKHREPLHSPRTDLVAKYPATKDIPNHFRIDVRYESEQLKEDWAKNYPVNMISGRVVEHMGTGTETRASHYLSELNPEMFGELNPILAGRLGLNDGDMMWLYGTGGGKIKIKCKVSLRVDDKSVFLPQNFSGWWSGEDLTDRYPSGTAPYAMGENSNQVTSYGFDQQTACPEVNCSLVRIERA, from the coding sequence ATGGAAGTATTAAAAAGCTTTGGAAGAAGAAGTTTTCTTAAAATGGCTTCACTTGCAACTGCTGTAACAGCAACTTCTGCCTTTGCAAACACTGATAAAGTATTAAGAGATGCAACTGAAGAAGAGGTAAAAAACCCATATCCAGGTTCAAAATTGATTAAAACTATTTGTATGCATTGTTCAGTTGGTTGTGGAGTAGTTGCAGAAGTTCATAATGGTGTATGGGTAAGACAAGAAGTAGCTCAAGATCACCCAATTAGTAGAGGTGGACACTGTTGTAAAGGTGCAGATATGATCGATAAGGTTAGATCTACAAACAGATTGCAATATCCAATAGAAAAAGTAGCTGGAAAATGGAATAGAGTATCATGGGATGATGCTATGACAAAGATTTCTAATAAACTATTAGAGTTAAGAGAAAAATTTGGTCCAGATTCAGTTATGTTTTTAGGTTCAGCAAAAGTAAGTAATGAACAAGCATTTTATATTAGAAAATTTGTTTCAATGTTTGGAACAAATAATATAGATCACGTTGCTAGAATTTGTCATAGTCCAACAGTTGCCGGAGCTGCAAATACCTTTGGATATGGTGGAATGACAAATCATTTAGGTGATATGCATAACTCTAAAGCTATTTTAATAATGGGCGCAAATCCAGCAGAAGCTCATCCAATTGCGATGCAACATATACTAAAAGCAAAAGAACAAAATGGTGCAAAAGTTATAGTTATTGATCCAAGATATACTAAAACAGCAGTGAAATCTGACCTTTATTGTAGAATTAGAACAGGAACAGATATTGCTTTTTTATATGGTCTAATTAGGCTAATTCGTGATAATAACTGGTATAACAAAGAGTATTTAGATAACAGAGTTTATGGAATGGAAGAGATATTCAAAGAGTGTGAAGAGTACACTCCTGAAAAAGTTGCAGATATTACAGGTTGTAAGCCTGAAGAGTTAATTCAAGTTGCTACAACATTTGCAAATTCAACTCCAGGAGCTTTGATTTGGAATCAAGGTTGGACTCACCATACTATTGGTTCGTCAAATACGCGATTAGGAGCTATTTTACAATTATTACTTGGAAATGTTGGAGTATCAGGTGGTGGATGTAATGTTTTAAGAGGACATGATAATGTTCAAGGTTCAACTGATATGGGTTGTCTTGCTGATACATTACCTGGATATTATGGTTTAGCTGAAGGTTCATGGAAATACTTTGCAAAACAGTGGAAAGTAGATTATGAGTGGTTAAAAGGAAGATTTAAATCAAAAGAGTTAATGGAAGCAAAAGGTAATACTTTATCTTTATGGAAACATAGTGTTCTTGATGAATCAAATGCCAAATATAATGGTGGAACACCTATAAAAGCTCTTATTTGTATAGGAAATGGAGTATCAACTGTTACCGAAACTCATAAATCAAAAGAGGCTTTAGACAAGCTGGATTTAGTTGTATTTATTGATCCTTATGTAAATGACTCTGCTGTTATTACAACAAGAAATGATAATTTATTTTTATTACCAGCTGCTTCTCAAGTTGAGAATTCTGGTTCTGTTGTAAATACAGGAAGAAGTACACAATGGAGAACTCAAGTTGTTAAGCCACTTTTTGAATCAAGAAAAGATCAAGAAATTTTATTTGATTTTGCAAAAAGATTAGGGTTTTATAATGAATTTGTTGCAGGTATGGGAAAAGGTGATAACTTCACTTGGCCAGAAGATGCAACAAATGAAATTGCAAGAACTTTAAAAGCTCATGGTTTGACAGGTGTTACTGCTGAAAGATTAAAAAAACATCAAGAGAATTGGCACTTATTTAACCCTTCAAACTTAAAAGGAAAAGGGATTACTGAAAAAGAGTATTATGGATTACCATGGCCTTGTTGGAGCGAAACACACCCAGGAAGTCCAGTTTTATTTAATACAAGTTTACCTGTATCTCAAGGTGGTATGGGATTTAGAACGAGATTTGGAACACAGAGAAATGGAGTTAGTTTACTTGCAAATGAAGGAAGTGCACCAAAAGGTTCAAGAATCAAAGGTGGATATGATGAAATTACAGCTAAAAACATTGAAGAATTAGCAGGAATTACTTTAACTGCTGAAGAAAAAGCTCTTGTTGAAGGTACAAATTGGAAAACTGATACTAGTGGAATTTTAGTAAAATATGCACTTGATGCTGGACTTACTCCTTTTGGAAATGCAAAAGCAAGAACTATAGTTTGGGAGTTTATTGATAATGTACCAAAACATAGAGAACCTTTACACTCTCCTAGAACGGATTTAGTTGCAAAATATCCAGCAACTAAAGATATACCAAATCACTTTAGAATTGATGTTAGATATGAGAGTGAACAATTAAAAGAAGATTGGGCAAAAAATTATCCTGTAAATATGATTTCAGGAAGAGTAGTTGAACACATGGGAACAGGAACAGAGACAAGAGCATCTCATTACCTTTCAGAGTTAAATCCAGAAATGTTTGGAGAGTTAAATCCTATATTAGCTGGAAGATTAGGGCTAAATGATGGTGATATGATGTGGCTTTATGGAACAGGTGGTGGAAAAATCAAAATTAAATGTAAAGTTAGTTTAAGAGTAGATGACAAATCAGTATTCTTACCTCAAAACTTCTCTGGATGGTGGAGTGGTGAAGATTTAACAGATAGATATCCAAGTGGAACTGCACCATATGCAATGGGTGAAAATTCAAACCAAGTTACAAGTTATGGATTTGATCAACAAACAGCTTGTCCAGAAGTAAACTGTTCACTTGTAAGAATTGAAAGAGCATAG
- the fdh3B gene encoding formate dehydrogenase FDH3 subunit beta, whose product MNNNVDFSRMKFYCDENLCIDCNGCVVACKEAHEVPVGVNRRKVITVNEGIVGKEISLSMACMHCADAPCQKVCPTDCFYIRTDGIVLHDKDKCIGCGYCLFACPFGAPQFPKNGAFGTKGKMDKCTMCAGGPEETNSPEEFHKYGQNRISEGKVPMCASMCSTKALLVGDANEVALIKTYRAASQGKGISTESYGW is encoded by the coding sequence ATGAATAATAATGTAGATTTTTCAAGAATGAAATTTTATTGTGATGAAAACCTTTGTATTGATTGTAATGGTTGTGTTGTAGCTTGTAAAGAAGCTCATGAAGTTCCAGTTGGAGTTAATAGAAGAAAAGTAATTACAGTAAATGAAGGAATAGTAGGGAAAGAGATTTCTCTTTCTATGGCTTGTATGCATTGTGCTGACGCACCTTGCCAAAAAGTTTGCCCAACAGATTGTTTTTATATTAGAACAGATGGTATTGTTTTACATGATAAAGATAAATGCATTGGTTGTGGATATTGTTTATTTGCTTGTCCTTTTGGTGCTCCACAATTTCCAAAAAATGGTGCATTTGGAACAAAAGGGAAAATGGATAAATGTACAATGTGTGCAGGAGGTCCAGAAGAGACTAATTCTCCTGAAGAGTTCCACAAATATGGACAAAATAGAATTAGTGAAGGTAAAGTACCAATGTGTGCGTCTATGTGCTCAACTAAAGCTTTACTTGTAGGTGATGCCAATGAAGTTGCTTTAATCAAAACATATAGAGCAGCATCACAAGGTAAAGGTATCTCTACTGAATCTTATGGATGGTAG
- a CDS encoding cytochrome b/b6 domain-containing protein has product MENSSFFYRNKAYIFTLLGLSLVGFVFIKFMMIMDWEYLFKYTIHVITSGSVDGAITPPTSTYKAMVDAAFGSNYEAIAPEIIRASNERQLYIWWVFVGEIAIFCVMYTLNGRKSAIITNPNDQVQVFSAFHRAVIWLNVIIIITLIITGFNITWSLRSGGGYIPFILRGTHEITGLIWFPIWLLMTIIAFKDVKLFSKNSLLGKIILPGKYKPMKRVIFIAFVLMGAGLLASGFIIWYLHPDAYTNAHLIQFKRALLYVHFGSSVLIMFFLMDFVYSVLIAVKGNLKGLITGKYPREHLEQLAPDILADIEKGKVA; this is encoded by the coding sequence ATGGAAAATAGCTCATTTTTTTATAGAAATAAAGCGTATATTTTCACTCTTCTTGGACTATCATTAGTAGGTTTTGTATTTATTAAATTTATGATGATTATGGATTGGGAATATTTATTTAAATATACTATTCATGTAATTACAAGTGGGAGCGTGGATGGAGCAATAACTCCTCCAACTTCAACTTACAAAGCTATGGTAGATGCAGCTTTTGGCTCAAACTATGAGGCAATTGCTCCTGAAATAATAAGAGCCAGTAATGAAAGACAACTATACATTTGGTGGGTTTTTGTTGGTGAAATCGCAATATTTTGTGTAATGTATACACTTAATGGAAGAAAAAGCGCAATTATTACAAATCCAAATGACCAAGTTCAAGTATTTTCTGCATTTCACAGAGCAGTTATTTGGTTAAATGTAATTATTATAATTACTTTGATAATTACTGGATTTAATATTACTTGGAGTCTTAGAAGTGGAGGTGGATATATTCCTTTTATCCTAAGAGGTACACATGAAATAACAGGTCTTATTTGGTTTCCTATTTGGTTACTAATGACTATTATTGCATTTAAAGATGTAAAATTATTTTCAAAAAACAGTTTGTTAGGAAAAATAATTCTACCTGGAAAATATAAACCAATGAAAAGAGTTATTTTTATTGCCTTTGTATTAATGGGTGCTGGTTTACTAGCAAGTGGATTTATAATATGGTATCTTCATCCAGATGCTTATACAAATGCTCATTTAATTCAATTTAAAAGAGCTTTACTTTATGTACATTTTGGTTCTAGTGTATTGATTATGTTTTTCTTAATGGATTTTGTATATTCAGTTTTAATTGCTGTAAAAGGTAACTTAAAAGGTTTAATTACAGGTAAATATCCAAGGGAACATTTAGAACAATTAGCTCCTGATATATTAGCTGATATTGAAAAAGGAAAAGTGGCATGA
- the fdhD gene encoding formate dehydrogenase accessory sulfurtransferase FdhD, whose amino-acid sequence MTKPMRSENFSLSYTNSNKYIKEIIIEKVDENGIESLEDYVIKEDKVEFYLNGKKLLSVMSIAQYQDAHIVGFLLSEAVIKDFSDIKTITISNDGLKVEVFANVSPEGYENLFKEKTLTSGCCVGVTGNAEKVFDCAFVSTDYSVHAKDILANMREFNRHSDLFDNTGCVHKAELILEDGTIFVAEDIGRHNAIDKVIGLASMNKKDVKKSVLYATGRLSMEMVVKCVMHKIPIVVSKAAVTFQGVKSANEHGITLVGFARGNKMNVYTHSGRINV is encoded by the coding sequence ATGACAAAGCCTATGAGAAGTGAAAACTTCTCCCTTTCTTATACTAATTCAAATAAATATATTAAAGAGATAATTATTGAAAAAGTTGATGAGAATGGGATTGAAAGCCTTGAAGATTATGTTATAAAAGAAGATAAAGTTGAATTTTATTTAAATGGAAAAAAACTTTTATCAGTTATGAGTATAGCTCAATATCAAGATGCACATATTGTTGGATTTTTGTTAAGTGAAGCAGTAATAAAAGATTTTTCAGACATAAAAACGATAACTATAAGTAACGATGGATTAAAAGTTGAGGTTTTTGCAAATGTTAGCCCTGAGGGTTATGAAAATCTTTTTAAAGAAAAAACATTAACTTCTGGTTGTTGCGTAGGAGTTACAGGAAATGCAGAAAAAGTATTTGATTGTGCATTTGTAAGCACAGATTATAGTGTTCATGCAAAAGATATTTTAGCAAATATGAGAGAATTTAATAGACACTCAGACCTTTTTGATAATACAGGATGTGTTCATAAAGCTGAACTTATTTTAGAAGATGGTACAATTTTCGTCGCTGAAGATATAGGGCGACATAATGCAATTGATAAGGTTATTGGACTTGCAAGTATGAATAAAAAAGATGTTAAAAAATCAGTTTTATATGCAACTGGACGATTATCTATGGAAATGGTTGTGAAATGTGTAATGCATAAAATCCCAATCGTTGTTTCAAAAGCAGCCGTTACTTTTCAAGGTGTAAAATCAGCAAACGAACATGGAATTACACTTGTAGGATTTGCAAGGGGTAATAAAATGAACGTATATACTCACTCAGGAAGAATAAATGTCTAA
- a CDS encoding ModE family transcriptional regulator: MSKNEDSVGVELDNIQKEFLLTNLDEDGKLSCLKAFKVARLIGRKPIEMNSIIQSMGLEITNCELGVFGKLKFKDPNIQVYNRLKQNYMGHETLECRVLWDEAKRSNLKTVGSTVKNSDIKVSHCQLGCFRSRNGKKELG; the protein is encoded by the coding sequence ATGTCTAAAAATGAAGATAGCGTCGGTGTAGAGTTGGATAATATCCAAAAAGAATTTTTATTGACAAACTTAGATGAAGATGGAAAATTATCTTGTTTAAAAGCTTTTAAAGTTGCAAGATTAATAGGAAGAAAACCCATTGAAATGAATTCAATTATCCAAAGCATGGGGCTTGAAATCACAAATTGTGAACTTGGTGTTTTTGGAAAACTAAAATTTAAAGACCCAAATATTCAAGTTTATAATAGACTAAAACAGAACTATATGGGACATGAAACTTTAGAATGTAGAGTTTTATGGGATGAAGCAAAACGTTCAAATCTCAAAACAGTTGGTTCAACTGTAAAAAATAGTGATATAAAAGTAAGCCATTGTCAGCTTGGTTGTTTTAGAAGCAGAAATGGAAAAAAAGAGCTTGGTTAA
- a CDS encoding cysteine desulfurase, whose amino-acid sequence MEKKSLVKLNVLQYNPIKLDLSNENYSIDSLVTNTDFENLCKNYKQKFAYSKLKTFSFSKEGFLGLFLELKGNIAISVGECEALINAAKLYENLGFEILWISLNKDGKVNLKKIENENIDFLFLSSYVMDTFVITSLQEAKKLTNAKIISNASANFSILSDAVYFDNYKLTGYNLSGVLLFEDENLFELLNIGFIDTLAVKYCFEALENQKFNYEMKDKFLQKLKEKFKDDLYFFVNPADTLPYSLHIALKGIKARELIRTLALNKIFLTNGEGCSLGLSKPSRIIQNMGYDDQTSRNSIQLAFNQTFSEEEIEKLVNAIYLKYKQIKSFS is encoded by the coding sequence ATGGAAAAAAAGAGCTTGGTTAAACTAAATGTTTTACAATACAATCCAATAAAATTAGATTTATCAAATGAAAACTATTCAATAGATAGTTTAGTTACAAACACTGATTTTGAAAACTTATGTAAAAACTATAAACAGAAGTTTGCCTATTCCAAATTAAAAACTTTTTCTTTTTCAAAAGAGGGATTTTTAGGACTTTTTTTAGAGTTAAAAGGAAATATTGCCATAAGTGTTGGTGAATGTGAAGCTTTAATAAATGCTGCAAAATTATATGAAAACTTAGGTTTTGAAATATTATGGATAAGTTTAAATAAAGATGGAAAAGTAAATCTAAAGAAAATAGAAAATGAAAATATAGATTTTCTTTTTTTATCTTCTTATGTTATGGATACCTTTGTAATAACTTCTTTACAAGAAGCCAAAAAACTAACAAATGCAAAAATCATCTCAAATGCAAGTGCAAATTTTTCAATATTAAGTGATGCTGTTTATTTTGATAATTATAAACTAACAGGTTATAACCTCTCAGGAGTTTTACTTTTTGAAGATGAAAACTTATTTGAACTTTTAAATATAGGATTTATAGATACTTTAGCTGTAAAATACTGCTTTGAAGCCCTAGAAAATCAAAAGTTTAACTATGAAATGAAAGATAAATTTTTACAAAAACTAAAAGAAAAGTTCAAAGATGATTTATATTTTTTCGTAAATCCAGCTGATACCTTACCTTACTCACTTCATATCGCACTAAAAGGCATAAAAGCCAGAGAACTAATAAGAACACTAGCTTTAAATAAAATCTTCCTAACAAATGGTGAGGGGTGTTCTTTGGGACTTTCAAAACCCTCACGAATTATCCAAAATATGGGATATGATGATCAAACAAGCAGAAACTCAATACAACTAGCTTTTAACCAAACTTTTAGTGAGGAAGAAATAGAAAAGTTAGTGAATGCTATTTATTTGAAATATAAACAGATAAAGTCGTTTTCGTAA
- a CDS encoding Y-family DNA polymerase, producing MFLHLDLDCFFVSAHRTIDDSLFHIPVAVGGRSNLNIFSSKKEIRKISSNSGAFVSSILTNEGMKSFKEYFVDENGKIRGIITTSSYEARAFGVKTAMSVNEALTLCPHLKMLPPNYPLYHDLSTKLKELLIKEIPLVEQYSIDEFFGDVSGYIEEDEIVQFAYYLKKKIFDELKLPISIGISNTKYLSKLITEYAKPDGVKYVSVDNIGNFIKDIPIKEFPGIGKAFQEKLKGYGIKTLGDIKKNQKLFYSWQKSGIDLYNRVCGIRDNKLTFEREKKSIGIGRTFDVIFDREELKRRVMILCRYLCFLVKKANVNPLTYAIQIRYEYRSKSKNYINVNRIFNEMDFKTEMVKLFEETDNHKTHGVIQLNITVLNFAKVNEYTYNLFEYETDLKKRALTNQMQKLRSKYGIDIVKSAFEIKK from the coding sequence ATGTTCCTACACCTAGACCTTGATTGTTTTTTTGTTTCTGCTCATAGAACTATCGATGATAGTTTATTTCATATTCCAGTTGCGGTTGGAGGAAGAAGTAATCTTAATATTTTTTCTTCAAAAAAAGAAATTAGAAAAATATCTTCAAACAGTGGAGCATTTGTGAGTTCCATTCTTACAAATGAGGGAATGAAGAGTTTCAAAGAGTATTTTGTAGATGAAAATGGGAAAATAAGAGGAATAATAACAACATCATCTTATGAAGCCAGAGCTTTTGGAGTAAAAACTGCAATGAGTGTAAATGAAGCTTTGACTTTGTGTCCACACTTAAAAATGCTACCGCCAAACTATCCTTTGTATCACGATTTATCAACAAAATTAAAAGAGCTTTTAATAAAAGAGATTCCTTTGGTTGAACAGTATTCAATAGATGAATTTTTTGGAGATGTATCTGGATATATTGAAGAAGATGAGATAGTACAATTTGCTTATTATTTGAAAAAAAAGATATTTGATGAATTAAAATTGCCTATATCAATAGGAATATCAAATACAAAATATCTTTCAAAACTAATAACAGAATACGCAAAACCAGATGGTGTAAAGTATGTAAGTGTTGATAATATTGGGAATTTTATAAAGGATATTCCAATCAAAGAGTTCCCTGGAATTGGAAAAGCATTTCAAGAAAAACTCAAAGGTTATGGAATAAAAACACTAGGTGATATTAAAAAAAATCAAAAGCTTTTTTATTCATGGCAAAAATCAGGAATTGATTTATACAATCGTGTTTGTGGAATACGAGATAATAAATTAACCTTTGAGAGAGAAAAAAAATCAATAGGAATAGGGCGAACCTTTGATGTTATTTTTGATAGAGAGGAACTAAAAAGAAGAGTAATGATTCTTTGTAGATATTTGTGTTTTCTAGTAAAAAAAGCAAATGTGAATCCCCTAACTTACGCCATACAAATAAGATATGAATATAGAAGTAAATCAAAAAACTATATAAATGTAAATAGGATTTTTAATGAAATGGATTTCAAAACTGAAATGGTAAAACTCTTTGAAGAGACAGACAACCATAAAACGCACGGAGTAATACAATTAAATATCACCGTTTTAAATTTCGCTAAAGTAAATGAATACACCTATAATCTTTTTGAATATGAAACAGACCTAAAAAAGAGAGCCTTAACAAATCAGATGCAAAAATTAAGAAGTAAATATGGCATTGATATTGTCAAGAGTGCGTTTGAGATAAAAAAATAA
- a CDS encoding type VI secretion system Vgr family protein produces MLTELTKNLNILKDLRSQINQDIKCRVNLLNYKNNQTFGVSDGNYSVYTLSGESKINSPYVFDLVFISDEFIYVEDIVDTDVNIILEDNIDLSVNKKIFGKIFEASEHSIVAKKYLYSIKVVSVLAYLNMTNKYEIFHDKKVSDVILTIINRYKELLNLNLEIKIDLLNEPRREYLTQYNQSDLEFIQILCEEEGYSLIIDYSSNNPYNIVLCELNEHSIVKTYSSTCSFNQKKEFKTSHLLQDFYDKDNPSTEYKSSYGMNINSSIKDNDSTKQLRTDLIKEKFRDKLNLFNESYYKDLNRYIKIDSQREYVQSNTIFGKSQELNIQDALCISLEDEKANKKVDSIILKVKYQGYFPNALDEYKQDNNENKKMQYEVEFEAIPKDISYKPPISIKKTKINSILTAIVSNTNSNTKDYANTIDVDDKGRVKVLFSFERNKTTSCYLRVSTFFAGNKYGSQFLPRVNSEVIVSFVNGDPDYPIIIGNLHNGENKNPYDLPQNKTKSFIKTYSIPQYENKLGYNEILFEDKKANEELNLRAQKDMNILVLNDKSTHVLNNSKTIIDNKKEEIVESNSKQTINKNYTQRINQNQINTVSKEKLTTVKGNYEITVKKDLNTVVKNDIKTIVENNYKLKVNGKKTTYVENDAKEKYLINLFLK; encoded by the coding sequence ATGTTAACTGAATTAACTAAAAACTTAAATATTTTAAAAGATTTAAGAAGTCAAATAAATCAAGATATAAAGTGTAGAGTAAATCTTTTAAACTATAAAAATAATCAAACATTTGGTGTTAGTGATGGGAATTATAGTGTTTATACTTTAAGTGGTGAAAGTAAAATAAACTCTCCTTATGTATTTGATTTAGTTTTTATAAGTGATGAATTTATATATGTTGAAGATATAGTGGATACGGATGTAAATATCATATTAGAAGATAATATAGATTTAAGCGTAAATAAAAAAATCTTTGGAAAAATATTTGAGGCTAGTGAACATAGTATTGTTGCAAAAAAGTACCTTTATAGTATAAAAGTAGTATCAGTTTTAGCTTATTTAAATATGACAAATAAATATGAAATTTTTCATGATAAAAAAGTAAGCGATGTAATATTAACAATTATAAATAGATATAAAGAACTCTTAAATTTAAATCTTGAAATCAAAATAGATTTATTAAATGAACCAAGAAGAGAATACTTAACTCAATATAATCAAAGTGATTTAGAGTTTATTCAAATACTTTGTGAAGAAGAGGGCTATAGTTTAATAATAGATTACTCATCTAATAATCCATATAATATTGTTCTTTGTGAATTAAACGAACATTCAATAGTAAAAACATACTCTTCAACTTGCAGTTTTAATCAAAAAAAAGAGTTTAAAACAAGCCATTTACTCCAAGATTTTTATGATAAAGATAATCCCTCAACAGAATATAAAAGTTCTTATGGAATGAACATAAATTCAAGTATAAAAGATAATGATAGTACAAAACAATTAAGAACGGATTTGATAAAAGAGAAGTTTAGAGATAAGTTAAATCTATTTAATGAGAGTTATTATAAAGATTTAAATAGATATATAAAAATCGATTCCCAAAGAGAATATGTCCAATCTAATACAATATTTGGTAAATCACAAGAATTAAATATTCAAGATGCCTTGTGTATAAGTTTAGAAGATGAAAAAGCAAATAAAAAAGTTGATTCTATTATCCTAAAAGTGAAATATCAAGGATATTTTCCAAATGCTTTGGATGAATATAAACAAGATAATAATGAAAATAAAAAAATGCAATATGAAGTAGAGTTTGAAGCTATTCCCAAAGATATAAGTTATAAACCTCCAATTAGTATAAAAAAAACAAAAATAAATTCAATATTAACCGCAATTGTTTCAAATACAAATTCTAATACAAAAGATTATGCAAACACAATAGATGTTGATGATAAAGGAAGAGTAAAAGTATTGTTTAGTTTTGAAAGAAACAAAACAACTTCTTGTTATTTACGAGTATCAACCTTTTTTGCAGGAAATAAATATGGAAGTCAATTTTTACCAAGAGTAAATAGTGAAGTAATAGTAAGCTTTGTAAATGGTGATCCAGATTATCCAATAATAATTGGAAACTTACATAATGGTGAAAATAAAAATCCCTATGATTTACCACAGAATAAAACTAAGTCATTTATCAAAACTTATTCGATTCCTCAATATGAGAATAAATTAGGATACAACGAAATACTTTTTGAAGATAAAAAAGCAAATGAAGAACTAAATCTTAGAGCTCAAAAAGATATGAATATTTTAGTGTTAAATGATAAATCAACTCATGTATTAAATAACTCAAAAACAATAATAGATAATAAAAAAGAAGAGATAGTAGAATCAAACTCAAAACAAACAATAAATAAAAACTATACCCAAAGAATAAACCAAAACCAAATAAATACAGTGTCAAAGGAAAAGCTAACAACTGTAAAAGGTAATTATGAAATCACTGTAAAAAAAGATTTAAATACTGTTGTTAAAAATGATATTAAAACAATTGTAGAAAATAATTATAAGTTAAAAGTAAATGGTAAAAAAACAACCTATGTAGAAAATGATGCAAAAGAGAAATATTTAATAAACCTTTTTCTCAAGTAG